The Hymenobacter swuensis DY53 genome includes the window GTGGATATCCGGCCGCAGGGCGCCGTGACACTGCGCATGGGCTACCGGGGCAACCGCAACGAAAACCCAACCCTTACCCTGCGCCAGCAGCGGGTAGGTGACTTTCAGTACGACCAGAACCTGAACCTGAACCTGAGCGGCCAGATTGGCGAAAAGCTCAAGCTCACCTTCAACTACGACACCCGCGCGGCCTTCGATTTCGAGAACAACATGAAGCTCGATTACACGGGCTACGAAACCGATATCATCCGCAAGATTGAGCTGGGCAACGTGAGTCTGCCCCTCAACAACTCACTTATTACGGGAGGCCAGAACCTGTTCGGGGTGAAGGCGCAGTTCCAGTTCGGCCGTCTGGGCGTAACCACGCTGGCCAGCACCCTGCGCGGCCAGGCCGATGAGGTGCGCATCCAGAATGGGGGCCAGAGCCGGGCTTTCGAAATCAAAGCCAGCCAGTACGAGCGGGACCGGCACTTCTTCCTGAGCCAGGCTTTCCGGGACCGGTACGATGCCAGCCTGCGCAACCTGCCCACCGTGCAGAGCGGGGTGGAAATCACCTACCTGGAAGTATGGGTAACTAACGACAACCGCCAGAGCGACAACCTGCGCAACGTGGTGACGCTCATGGACGTGGCCGAACCCAGACGCCTCTACCGCGACGACTTCCTGAAGCCCGCCGGTCCTAATGCCTTGGCCGAGAACAACGCCAACACGCTGCTCAGCCAGATCCAGAACAGTGCCGGCTACCGGGGCAACCTCACGGTGGACAATATTCTGGCCGGCGCGGGCCTGGGACTGGAGAAGAATAAGGATTTCGAGCATGTGCGGGCCCGCAAGCTCGACCCGCGCGAGTATACCTACAACGCGCAGCTGGGCTACCTTTCCCTGAACACCCAGCTGCTGCCCGAGCAGGTGCTGGGCGTGTCGTACCAGTACATCTACAACGGCAAGACCTACACCGTTGGGGAAGTGCAGAGCAATTACACGCAGGTGGGGCAGGATGAAGTCATCTTCCTGAAGATGCTGAAGGCCACCAACCCCGGCGTGGGTCTGGCCGACCCCACGCAAAACTCGCAGAACCCGAACCTGCTGACCCGCAACCTGCCGACCTGGGATTTGATGATGAAAAACATCTATCCCCTGAACGCCAACCAGCTCAACCGCGACAATTTCCAGCTCCAGCTCGTCTACAAGGATGATGTAACGGGCGTGGATCTGATTTCATTGAAGGAAGGCCAGCGCATTGCCAACAAGCCGCTGATTGAGGTGCTTAACCTCGATAACGTCAACCCCAACAACGACCGAAACCCCGACGGCAACTTCGACTTCTTCCCCGGCATCACCATTGATACCGAGCTGGGGCGCATTATTTTCCCGGAGGTGCAGCCATTTGGCAGCTACCTGGCGGCGCAGTTTGATACCACGGCTTCCACTTCCGAGCTGGAACTGGCCCGCAAGTACGTGTACCGCGAGTTGTACAACCAGGTCCAGAGCGACGCCCAGCAGCGCCAGGAAAAGGACAAGTTCTTCCTGCGTGGCCGTTACCAAGCCACTTCCACCGACGAAATCAACCTGCCGGGCATTGGTATTGCCGAGGGCTCGGTGCGGGTGTTTGCCGGCAGCACCCTGCTGCAGGAAGGCACCGACTACCAGGTATTCTATGACCAGGCCAAAGTCAAAATCCTGAACCCGAGCTACCTCAACTCGGCCAACGAGCTGCGGGTGGAGTTCGAGAAAAACGCGTTGGTGCAGGTGCAGCCGCGCAAGCTGCTCGGGGCGCGTTTCGATTACCGCGTGTCGCCCGACATGAACTTCGGGGCCACGATTCTGCACCTGCGCGAAAACCAGGCCCCCGGCATCAACCGGGTGAACATCGGCGACGAGCCGGGCAACAACACCATCTACGGCTTCGACGTGAACATGCGGCGCGAGTCGCGGGCCCTCACTAAGTACCTGGATGCGCTGCCGTTCCTCTCGACTAAGGAAATTTCGACGGTTTCGTTCAGCGGTGAGTTTGCGCAGCTGCTGCCGGGCCAGAGCAAGCTGGGCTCCGGCGACAGTGGCGGCGAAAACGGGGTATCCTACCTCGACGACTTCGAAAACGCCCGTACGCCCTACACGCTGGGCGGCGTCAACTCGGCTACTACCTGGCGGCTGGCCTCTACGCCGCAGCCGCTGATTGGCTCGGCTCAGGGGCTGGAAGTGGCCTACAACCGCGCCAAGCTGGCTTGGTACACCATCGACCAGACCTACTACACCAACGGCCAGAGCAAGCCCAACAACATCGGCGTCGGCGACCTGAAGAACCACTACGTGCGCGGTATCAAGCGCACGGAGGTATTCCCGAACCGCGACGTAGGCACCACCGGCAACTCCTTCGAAACGACGCTGGACCTGGCTTACTTCCCCGACCAGCGCGGCCAGTACAACTACACGCCCCAGTTCGATCCGGCCCGGCCGACGTTCTTCTCGGCTACCACGCCAGCGGCTAACCTGGCCCGTTACGGTGGTATTTCCCGCGAAATTACCTTCGATACGGACTTCGACAACGCCAACGTGGAGTTTCTGGAGTTTTGGATGATGGACCCGTTCCTGACCGGTGACAACGGCAAGGTGACGGACTCCGACGGCCACGACAGCAACAACAACACCGGCGGCGACGTGTACATCAACCTGGGTTCGGTATCGGAGGACGTGCTGGCGGACCAGAATCAGTACGAGTTTGAGAACGGTATTCCGGCCGACCCCGCCAACCTAGGCGTCGAAACCGTGGAAACCATCTGGGGGCGGGTGTCCCGGCAGCCGTTCCTGACGGATGCGTTCAGTGCCTCGCCCGATGCCCGCGCCCGCCAGGACGTTGGCCTGGATGGCGTAAACGACGGTGACGAGCAGGCCAAAGTCCCCGCTTACCAGGGTGTTGCTGACCCTGCGGCCGACAACTTCCGCCACCACCTTGATGCCAGCTACGACCAGGCCAACGCCAAAGTACTGGCCCGCTACAAGGATTTCAACGGCATGGAGGGCAACTCGCCCGAGGGCAGCCAGCTCAGCTCCACCGCCTTCCCCGATAAGGAAGACCTGAACCGCGACAATGTGCTGTCGGATACGGAGCGGTACTACGAGTACCGCCTGCAGCTGCGGCCGGGCCAGCTGGAAGTGGGGCAGAACTTCATCGTGGATAAAATCACGAACAACAACACCGATACTAACGGTGAGCCGGTAACGTGGTACCAGTTCCGGATTCCGGTGCGCCAGCCCGACCGGGCCGTGGGCGTGCCAGCTGGCCAGGATTTCGGTTTCAAATCCATCCGGTTCCTGCGCATGTATCTCACCCGCTGGCAGCAGCCCGTGGTGCTGCGCATGGTGCAGCCGCAGTTTGTGGCCAACCAGTGGCGCCGCTACCTCAACAAGCTGGCAGAACCCGGTCAGACCATCGTCAACCCCGATACGGACGCGGATGCATTCAGCATTTCGACGGTAAGCATTGAGGAAAACGGCATTTCGACTACGGCGGCCGATGCTATTCCGTACGTGCTGCCCCCCAACATTCGCCGCGACCGGGAATACGGTTCCAGCACCGTCAACCGCCAGCAGAACGAGCAGAGCCTGCGCCTGGTAGTAGACGGCCTGCGGGACGGGTTTGCCAAGGCGGCCTACAAAAACATCAGCCTGAACATGCTGCGCTACAAGCGCCTGCGGATGTTCCTGCACGCCGAGAGCGAGCAAAACAACATGGATGGCAAGGTGCGCGGCTTCGTGCGCCTGGGCACCGATTACATTCAGAATTACTACGAGTACTCCCGCCCGCTGGTGATGACCCGGCCCGGCCAGAAGCTGGTGGATGAGGTATGGCCCCTGGAAAACCGCATCGACCTGCCTTTCCAGGCGTTCATTGATGCCAAATCGGCCCGTAACAAGCAGGCTTCTTCTGGCGTGGACTACACCAAGCCCTTCGTGGTTACCCTGCCCGATGGCTCTACCATTACGGTAGTCGGCAACCCCGATCTGTCGGCGGTGCAGGGCGCCATGATTGGCATTCTGAACCCCAAGGATGACGGCATTAACCGCTCGGTAACGCTGTGGGCCAATGAGCTTCGGGTACTGGATTTCGATAATGAAAGCGGCTGGGCCGCTACTGCCCGCTTCAATACCAAGCTGGCCGATGTGGCCAACATCACGGCCACGGGTAGCTTCATCAGCACCGGCTTCGGCGGGCTGCAGGACAAAGCCCAGCAGCGCTCCATCGACAACATCACGCGGGGCGACGTGAATGCCACCGTGGCGGTGGAGAAATTCTTCCCGGAGAAGCTGGGTCTGCGGGTGCCGGTACTGGTGCAGGCCGGCATCGAAACCCGCTCCCCCAAGTACGACCCCCTCGACCCCGATACTAAGCTGGAACAGTCGTTGGAGAAGTTTAAAACCTCGGAGGAGAAGGCCGCCTACCGCAAGGAGGTTAT containing:
- the sov gene encoding T9SS outer membrane translocon Sov/SprA; the encoded protein is MAAPFAMRQLWSDWLPGVARTPRLAAGFSPDTPRTDTTRYRPGTRPRVAPADRIGTPFSPQRRRSPLVLPLPSNVQLDVQADDSLQNFDIQEKVGPEFNFRDPSRMTFEEYSRWQQQQAVRNYFRQRSNGGVAGDQNQADNRRLIPKIYLGPMADRIFGGSYVDIRPQGAVTLRMGYRGNRNENPTLTLRQQRVGDFQYDQNLNLNLSGQIGEKLKLTFNYDTRAAFDFENNMKLDYTGYETDIIRKIELGNVSLPLNNSLITGGQNLFGVKAQFQFGRLGVTTLASTLRGQADEVRIQNGGQSRAFEIKASQYERDRHFFLSQAFRDRYDASLRNLPTVQSGVEITYLEVWVTNDNRQSDNLRNVVTLMDVAEPRRLYRDDFLKPAGPNALAENNANTLLSQIQNSAGYRGNLTVDNILAGAGLGLEKNKDFEHVRARKLDPREYTYNAQLGYLSLNTQLLPEQVLGVSYQYIYNGKTYTVGEVQSNYTQVGQDEVIFLKMLKATNPGVGLADPTQNSQNPNLLTRNLPTWDLMMKNIYPLNANQLNRDNFQLQLVYKDDVTGVDLISLKEGQRIANKPLIEVLNLDNVNPNNDRNPDGNFDFFPGITIDTELGRIIFPEVQPFGSYLAAQFDTTASTSELELARKYVYRELYNQVQSDAQQRQEKDKFFLRGRYQATSTDEINLPGIGIAEGSVRVFAGSTLLQEGTDYQVFYDQAKVKILNPSYLNSANELRVEFEKNALVQVQPRKLLGARFDYRVSPDMNFGATILHLRENQAPGINRVNIGDEPGNNTIYGFDVNMRRESRALTKYLDALPFLSTKEISTVSFSGEFAQLLPGQSKLGSGDSGGENGVSYLDDFENARTPYTLGGVNSATTWRLASTPQPLIGSAQGLEVAYNRAKLAWYTIDQTYYTNGQSKPNNIGVGDLKNHYVRGIKRTEVFPNRDVGTTGNSFETTLDLAYFPDQRGQYNYTPQFDPARPTFFSATTPAANLARYGGISREITFDTDFDNANVEFLEFWMMDPFLTGDNGKVTDSDGHDSNNNTGGDVYINLGSVSEDVLADQNQYEFENGIPADPANLGVETVETIWGRVSRQPFLTDAFSASPDARARQDVGLDGVNDGDEQAKVPAYQGVADPAADNFRHHLDASYDQANAKVLARYKDFNGMEGNSPEGSQLSSTAFPDKEDLNRDNVLSDTERYYEYRLQLRPGQLEVGQNFIVDKITNNNTDTNGEPVTWYQFRIPVRQPDRAVGVPAGQDFGFKSIRFLRMYLTRWQQPVVLRMVQPQFVANQWRRYLNKLAEPGQTIVNPDTDADAFSISTVSIEENGISTTAADAIPYVLPPNIRRDREYGSSTVNRQQNEQSLRLVVDGLRDGFAKAAYKNISLNMLRYKRLRMFLHAESEQNNMDGKVRGFVRLGTDYIQNYYEYSRPLVMTRPGQKLVDEVWPLENRIDLPFQAFIDAKSARNKQASSGVDYTKPFVVTLPDGSTITVVGNPDLSAVQGAMIGILNPKDDGINRSVTLWANELRVLDFDNESGWAATARFNTKLADVANITATGSFISTGFGGLQDKAQQRSIDNITRGDVNATVAVEKFFPEKLGLRVPVLVQAGIETRSPKYDPLDPDTKLEQSLEKFKTSEEKAAYRKEVIDQTSQRSISLLNVRKERTNVERKVQPYDIENFAVSYSLTERLHTDIRTDRDYTRTYTGALAYVYQATPKNYTPLAKLKALDSPYLAFLKEVNFTPLPSRFSFRADLDRRYNERFLQRTLEPGQVPVTDGIPGVFQKSFYFNRIYDLRWDLTKALALDYTANNRAIVDEGVGRTIGSSDEAQRNRDQIRRNLFRNGGRTTNFNQTVALTYRLPLDKFPLTDWLSADARYAANYTWQAASTALTAPVYPAFPDSTQTRELNLGNTIQNNGELSTNGKIDLVKLYNKVRFLNIINNAPPPAPRPRDKDAAKLDPRAALARKGQPTDSQDQTAAADSSKGPELRFLKAVLRSLMTARSLNFTYSRSNGTLLPGYLPRTRFFGLDNGFDAPGVPFLLGRQEDLDGLFRRAYNNGWYTSESQYLNTPLSSLLTEALTLRTTLEPFRDFNIQLDARRNLVRNREVFYRTSVDTTTLEPIGPLPTASNALGSGTFTTSFISIQTLFGDLSSGGEKSEAFQRFVDNRVAVQQRLQQDRLNQAGNYGFNSQDVLLPAFLDAYRGKSSDSYKSKKFNPFSLLPVPNWTIQYNGLAELPFIQRYFRSFTLNHAYSSAYNIANYTTSANYQREPEGLSEVLNSANQFVPYYILGQVSIAERLAPLLGVNFQTTGKLTGRLEYRIDRTIGLNTTNAQVTELHRTDMVIGVGFVTNRLKLPFRVGGEQRILRNEINVRLDMSISDNYAVQRAILDVVDPLNGATGSKGRASSIVTSGTRQIQLRPTVDYVLNQRLNLQFFFTQNITEPRVENAFRNTATEGGIQLRYSLSQ